A section of the Acropora muricata isolate sample 2 chromosome 4, ASM3666990v1, whole genome shotgun sequence genome encodes:
- the LOC136913164 gene encoding WD repeat-containing protein 1-like, with protein MPCEKGAIFSSLPKTTRGSPTILKGDPKGKNFLYTNGTSVFIRDIENPAISDVYTQHAYNATVAAYAPSGFYIASADAAGKIRIWDTTQAEHLLKYEYQPLGGPIKDIAWSPDSKRIVVVGEGREKFGHVFLWDTGASVGDVNGHSKSINAVDYRPERPFRIVTASEDTEVGFFAGPPFKYHHLNKEHTNFVNCVKYSPDGSLFASGGADGKIYVYDGKEGDNGVSLGGERAHKGGIYGLSWSGDGKKLLSASADKTAKIWDITAEKASTEFTFGNAIDDQQLGCLWQGDYLLTVSLSACINYLDVNNPSRPRRILAGHNKNILSLASTGDGSTLYTGSFDSRICQWNVQSGEAKIFKGKGHTNQVSDMALCGENVLVTCSMDDTVRLTDLKTLEYGSHFTGMGSQPRGIACGKDDLVVVACIKEVAVLREGNPVFSLPVDYEPICVAVHPGQTEVAVGGMTKYVYIYTLESNTLVEKTKLELTVNVNSVWALAYSPDGAWLATGDSDKKVNIFDSVKKSKKNYLEAHNARVTCLAWSPDSRLLASGGLDTNIFIYNVDDESKKKMDIKGAHPQGVISRISWLSNNRLVSAGHDCCLRFWTVNE; from the exons AATCCAGCAATTTCAGATGTGTACACTCAGCATGCATACAATGCTACTGTTGCTGCTTATGCTCCAAGTGGATTCTACATTGCATCAGCGG ATGCTGCTGGAAAAATTAGGATCTGGGATACCACTCAGGCAGAGCATTTACTGAAATATGAGTACCAGCCCCTTGGTGGTCCCATTAAAGATATTGCCTGGTCACCAGATAGCAAGAGAATTGTGGTAGTTGGAGAGGGCAGAGAAAA GTTTGGTCATGTATTCTTATGGGATACAGGTGCATCGGTAGGTGATGTCAATGGGCATAGTAAAAGTATAAATGCAGTGGACTACAGACCTGAGCGACCATTCCGAATTGTCACAGCAAGTGAAGACACAGAGGTTGGTTTTTTTGCAGGACCACCTTTCAAGTATCATCATTTAAACAAG gAACACACCAACTTTGTGAACTGTGTGAAGTACTCCCCAGATGGTTCACTCTTTGCCTCTGGAGGTGCAGATGGCAAG ATATACGTATATGATGGAAAGGAAGGAGATAATGGAGTCAGCTTAGGTGGAGAAAGAGCACACAAGGGTGGAATCTATGGG TTGTCATGGAGTGGTGATGGCAAGAAACTTCTCAGTGCTTCAGCCGACAAAACTGCTAAAATCTGGGACATAACTGCTGAAAAAGCTTCCAC GGAGTTCACGTTTGGAAATGCAATCGATGATCAGCAGCTTGGATGTCTGTGGCAGGGAGATTACCTTCTCACAGTCTCGCTCTCTGCATGCATTAACTATTTGGATGTCAACAACCCATCTCGTCCCCGAAGGATTCTTGCG ggTCACAACAAGAATATATTGTCTCTTGCCTCCACTGGTGATGGTTCCACCTTGTATACTGGAAGCTTTGATTCACGCATTT GTCAATGGAATGTGCAGTCTGGGGAAGCCAAGATATTCAAAGGGAAAGGCCATACAAACCAAGTCTCAGATATGGCTTTGTGTGGTGAAAATGTTCTGGTAACTTGTAGCATGGATGACACTGTGCGGCTGACAGATCTGAAGACACTGGAGTATGG CTCTCATTTTACAGGAATGGGATCTCAGCCACGTGGTATTGCCTGTGGAAAAGATGATCTTGTAGTTGTGGCTTGCATAAAGGAG GTTGCTGTTTTGCGAGAAGGAAATCCTGTGTTTAGTCTCCCTGTAGATTATGAACCGATCTGTGTTGCTGTGCATCCTGGACAGACAGAGGTTGCCGTGGGAGGAATGACG AAATATGTTTACATTTACACGTTGGAAAGTAATACCCTTGTTGAAAAGACGAAGCTTGAGCTGACTGTAAATGTCAACAGTGTTTGGGCCCTTGCCTACTCCCCCGATGGTGCATGGCTTGCCACTGGGGATAGTGACAAGAAAGTCAATATTTTTGATTCAGTAAAAAAATCCAAG AAGAATTACCTCGAGGCGCACAACGCCCGCGTAACATGTTTGGCTTGGTCCCCTGACTCGAGGCTATTAGCTAGCGGAGGACTGGACACCAACATCTTCATTTATAACGTGGATGATGAGTCAAAGAAAAAGATGGATATTAAAG GTGCACATCCCCAGGGTGTGATATCTCGTATCTCTTGGCTGAGTAACAATCGCTTGGTTAGTGCCGGACACGACTGTTGCCTTCGCTTTTGGACTGTGAACGAATAG